One genomic region from Cataglyphis hispanica isolate Lineage 1 chromosome 11, ULB_Chis1_1.0, whole genome shotgun sequence encodes:
- the LOC126853200 gene encoding protein RRP5 homolog: MENFPRGGKKPAIKRSSNTLFDEQSKSNKKHKTQIKKKDNTNMREINFIATAERLSNATLREGMTILGRISRVSEYDLIVSIPGGILGRVEVTSLSESYTNLLQDIISTKSIQSNEFKPLPDLYNPGNYVVCYVKSINLQGKWLYSLSLEPQLINQNVHNRYLVKNSKIVCTIKSIEDHGYVVDTGIANVRAFLATENVDKEKKYFPGNQLLCIIKEIETTDYSFVIKLSAKKKKVDNVIIHEVASLDVITPGTKLSLCVTKVLSNGLQVTFGKDNIGYINQIYLNNPLSMYTENMEVTGILLYILPTVKLAYFSLLTDESEKERLSKGDIIRKAKVLYRESNGIILNISKSGLRGFVSLLKTNVPFAKIPTKFKQGSTHKCRILAYNWMEHLYVCTMEDEILKQKYFSASDLNYGDIITVTITDIDTSNGYIHVQAGNVSGFVPPIHVSDSGLSALNKLKIRDSIEARVLHLKTSSYNMNVMFTLKQSLIKSKLPVLHDIHDAQCGSKYHGTITKIDKNGLLVRFYGALKGWVPRTALNSDTHNMNWNYSIGQTLTICIEDIEKNESKMKLKIVTEEQKQQTISFSIGEMIKGTVTESSIKGVYLRIHGKDNENVTTGFLPAGHMAPCIEIGSLLASRCTPGDVISALVFATKPGLILSRTFVTEEKYRSFDLLKIGDCIPCTIRDISQDGVRVILPIENYSKLGFVSYKHISNFELLHVNQILFVKITAINTREKYLTLTMALKDVWDSPLEKEVKMMTAVDVLSLYLNRLSELAKNTFYDNKPISSAVLGQKITGIVEKITEHGLVLRLDNHLMGTVRKDHYSGEFQVGDKVSGTILWKNYVHELVDVSLLPRIINSISSKQKTLPELPTGVVLRAEILMITKWLILVLIKRNGVGYLATLPVRRHLNDISPDLTPYTIHARIRLYVIITGNESDIVPVCMLKSAFETKIPKDTAAITKKKLKRKKISEQHNVTLTNLPEQVSGKDNKQENEAEIKEDETRIKDIDQYSELSNDSSDESEKGEDEPIADKLHIQECGFSWDDKANLAISAETSSDDEEEPEEEPKRKKKLSAAERREQEREKERKIRQREEALASNKIPNSTDQFDRLVLSNPDSSLVWLQYMAYHLQATEIDKARAIAKRAIKTINFREENERLNVWNAWLNLESRFGTPESLNDVFREAVQTNDAFKIYTHMLTVHADAGRKIELEKLINTIISKFKQDPQTWINCGAALLKIGLKEKSRHIMQRAVQSLPASQHVNLLVRFANLENKLGDKERAQTLFEHILSSYPKRVDVWSCYVDCLIKSEDIDIARRVLERACVQTLPARKMKTLFTKFKNFEERYGTPETVARIVQMAADYVEKQCNK; the protein is encoded by the exons atgGAGAATTTTCCCAGAGGCGGGAAAAAACCCGCAATTAAGAGATCATCAAATacg ttgttTGACGAGCAATCTAAATCAAACAAGAAACATAaaactcaaataaaaaaaaaagataatacaaatatgagagaaataaattttattgctacTGCAGAACGTTTATCCAATGCAACATTACGTGAAGGAATGACAATTCTTGGCCGAATTTCACGAGTGTCagaatatgatttaattgtaTCTATACCAGGCGGAATTTTAGGACGTGTAGAAGTCACAAGTCTCAGCGAGTCATATACAAATCTGTTGCAAGATATAATCAGCACAAAATCTATCCAGTCAAATGAATTTAAGCCTTTGCCAGATTTATATAATCCTGGTAATTATGTAGTGTGTTATGTCAAAAGTATAAATCTTCAAGGAAAATGGTTGTACAGCTTATCTCTGGAACCACagttaataaatcaaaatgtacACAACagatatcttgtaaaaaattcaaagatagtTTGCACTATTAAGAGTATAGAAGATCATGGCTATGTAGTTGACACAGGCATAGCTAATGTTAGAGCATTTCTCGCTACTGAGAATgttgataaagaaaagaaatatt ttccAGGTAATCAACTTTTGTGTATAATTAAGGAAATAGAAACAACAGATTACTCGTTTGTCATCAAATTATcagctaagaaaaaaaaagttgataatgTTATCATACATGAGGTAGCTTCTTTAGATGTTATAACACCAGGAACAAAATTATCCCTTTGTGTGACAAAGGTGCTCTCTAATGGTTTGCAAGTTACATTTGGAAAAGATAACATTGGATACATAAACCAAATATATCTAAACAATCCTTTATCCATGTATACAGAAAATATGGAAGTGACtggtatattattatatatattaccaaCTGTGAAATTGGCTTATTTTAGTCTACTAACTGACGAatcggaaaaagagagattgagTAAAGGCGATATTATACGAAAGGCCAAAGTTTTATATAGGGAATCCAATgggataattttaaacatatccAAATCTGGACTACGTGGTTTTGTTTCTTTACTAAAAACCAATGTCCCGTTTGCCAAAATTCCGACCAAATTTAAGCAAGGTTCCACGCATAAGTGCAGAATACTCGCGTATAACTGGATGGAACATCTTTATGTCTGTACAATGGaggatgaaattttaaaacaaaaatatttttcagcttCTGATCTTAACTATGGCGATATTATTACTGTAACTATTACCGATATTGATACAAGTAATGgctatatacatgtacaagcAGGAAACGTTTCGGGATTTGTTCCACCGATACACGTATCTGATAGTGGTTTAagtgcattaaataaattgaaaatcagAGATAGCATTGAAGCAAGAGTCTTGCATCTCAAAACTTCTAGTTACAATATGAATGTAATGTTTACTCTGAAACAGTCACTAATAAAAAGCAAACTACCAGTTTTACATGATATTCATGATGCACAATGTGGATCAAAATATCATGGTACAATCactaaaatagataaaaatggtTTACTGGTGAGATTTTATGGAGCTCTAAAAGGATGGGTACCGCGCACTGCATTAAACAGCGACACACATAATATGAATTGGAATTACTCTATTGGTCAAACTCTTACTATATGTATTGaagatatagaaaagaatGAAAGTAAAATGAAACTAAAGATCGTCACTGAAGAACAAAAACAACAGACTATAAGTTTTTCTATTGGAGAAATGATCAAAGGAACAGTTACAGAATCGTCCATTAAGGGAGTATACTTGAGGATACATGGAAAAGATAATGAAAACGTCACGACAGGCTTCTTACCAGCGGGTCATATGGCTCCATGTATCGAAATCGGCAGTTTATTGGCATCAAGATGTACTCCTGGAGATGTAATTTCAGCTTTAGTTTTCGCTACAAAGCCAGGTCTAATACTATCGCGTACTTTTGTgacagaagaaaaatataggagttttgatttattaaaaataggcgATTGCATTCCATGCACAATCAGAGATATATCGCAAGACGGCGTGAGAGTTATTTTACCTATCGAGAATTATTCGAAATTGGGATTTGTATCTTATAAGCATATTagcaattttgaattattacacgtaaatcaaatattattcgttAAAATCACGGCTATCAATACACGAGAGAAATACTTAACTCTGACAATGGCATTGAAAGATGTATGGGATAGTCCACTGGAGAAGGAAGTTAAAATGATGACAGCAGTGGATGTTTTGAGTTTGTATCTCAACAGATTATCGGAACTAGCAAAGAATACGTTTTACGACAACAAACCCATTTCATCGGCAGTCTTGGGTCAAAAGATTACTGGTATCGTCGAAAAGATTACCGAACACGGTCTTGTACTACGATTAGATAATCATTTGATGGGTACAGTACGCAAAGATCATTATTCCGGCGAGTTTCAAGTTGGGGACAAGGTGTCCGGTACAATCTTGTGGAAGAACTACGTTCACGAACTCGTTGATGTATCATTATTACCGAGAATAATAAACAGCATTAGTTCGAAACAAAAAACATTACCGGAACTTCCCACTGGAGTTGTGCTGAGAgctgaaattttaatgattacgAAGTGGTTGATACTTGTTTTGATAAAACGCAATGGTGTAGGATATTTAGCAACATTACCCGTCCGCCGACACCTTAATGACATATCTCCCGATTTAACGCCTTACACAATACATGCCAGAATTcgattatatgttataataacgGGAAATGAATCTGATATTGTTCCTGTCTGTATGCTAAAGTCTgcatttgaaacaaaaatccCAAAAGATACAGCTGCAAttacgaagaaaaaattaaaaagaaagaaaatatccgAACAACACAATGTAACACTTACAAATCTACCGGAACAAGTATCAGGGAAAGATAATAAGCAAGAAAATGAAGCCGAAATCAAAGAAGATGAAACTAGAATAAAGGATATAGATCAGTACTCCGAATTAAGCAATGATTCATCCGATGAGAGTGAGAAAGGGGAAGATGAACCAATTGctgataaattacatattcaaGAATGTGGATTTTCCTGGGACGATAAAGCAAACTTAGCTATTTCAGCTGAAACATCTAGCGATGATGAAGAGGAACCTGAGGAGGAACCTaagcgaaaaaagaaattaagcgCAGCCGAGCGTCGAGAACAGGAACGCGAGAAAGAACGCAAGATCCGTCAGCGAGAGGAAGCTCTGGCGAGTAATAAAATACCCAACTCGACGGATCAATTCGATAGATTAGTTTTATCGAATCCCGACAGTTCCTTAGTCTGGTTACAATATATGGCGTATCATTTGCAAGCTACGGAAATTGATAAAGCGAGAGCGATCGCGAAACGAGCTATCAAAACGATCAATTTCAGAGAAGAAAACGAACGGCTAAATGTATGGAACGCTTGGCTAAATTTAGAATCTAGATTCGGTACTCCGGAATCTTTGAACGATGTCTTCCGGGAAGCTGTGCAAACCAATGAcgcattcaaaatatatacacatatgttgaCTGTACATGCGGATGCTGGTAGAAAGATCGAGTTAGAAAAATTGATCAACACTATAATTAGCAAGTTCAAACAAGATCCTCAAACGTGGATAAACTGTGGTGCTGCGTTATTGAAGATCGGTCTGAAAGAAAAATCGCGACACATTATGCAACGGGCGGTGCAATCGTTGCCTGCGTCTCAAC ATGTGAATTTGTTGGTAAGATTTGCGAATTTGGAGAACAAATTGGGAGATAAAGAACGAGCACAGACTTTATTCGAGCACATTCTGAGTTCTTATCCAAAACGTGTTGATGTATGGTCATGTTATGTAGACTGCTTAATAAAATCTGAAGACATTGATATAGCTAG gaGAGTATTGGAACGAGCCTGTGTTCAAACCCTTCCAGCAAGAAAAATGAAGACTTTATTTACAaagttcaaaaattttgaggAAAGGTATGGCACACCTGAAACTGTAGCACGTATAGTACAAATGGCTGCTGATTATGTCGAgaaacaatgtaataaataa
- the LOC126853225 gene encoding 28S ribosomal protein S22, mitochondrial has translation MLSYRVNNFLRHSYARAISNCRSFASTNVNETDPILERDPAPYFFNSYVQTYLKRLTTVDYAKIFRSRKDGHKLKTPEYKFLTDEQVQEAKEAAKYKAKRYLQMPPVVKQRLDPSVPLCEDPALKNHDTAKYVFTDITFDLNDRKRFIVIREPEGTLRHATWQERDRILQIYFPKPFREIEKPKMFEGEYLKSLLDRKEYIFILDRACVQFEPDDPDYQAVTREVYEHINREKHFDILRSTRHFGPMVFHLAWTRNIDNLLCEMIETGRIKHAAILIRLFHIIYPMMKSAIDQCKVRDDVEFIMHYARLDSPRRSMIEKLLQSYKELQQEHQIVEEGIKQAHGTVSETDKV, from the exons ATGCTTTCGTATCGTGTAAACAATTTTCTGCGGCATTCGTATGCTCGTGCAATTTCCAATTGCCGTAGTTTTGCATCAACAAATGTCAACGAAAcag atCCGATACTAGAAAGAGATCCGGCaccatatttctttaatagttACGTTCAGACGTATCTCAAAAGATTGACGACAGTAGATTATGCAAAGATCTTCCGGAGTCGTAAAGATGGACACAAACTCAAAACaccagaatataaatttttaacagacGAGCAAGTTCAAGAAGCTAAAGAAGCAGCAAAATATAAAGCCAAGAGATACTTGCAAATGCCACCAGTAGTGAAGCAAAGATTAGATCCATCTGTGCCATTATGCGAAGACCctgcattaaaaaatcatgataCTGCTAAATACGTGTTTACCGATATTACATTTGATCTCAACgacagaaaaagatttatagtgATTAGAGAACCCGAGGGTACATTGAGGCACGCCACTTGGCAAGAGCGAGATAGGATTCTACAAATCTATTTTCCAAAACCATTTAGGGAGATAGAGAAACCAAAAATGTTTGAAggtgaatatttaaaa agCTTATTAGAtcgcaaagaatatatattcatattagaTCGAGCGTGCGTGCAATTTGAGCCGGACGATCCGGATTATCAAGCGGTCACGCGAGAAGTCTACGAGcatataaatagagaaaaacattttgacattttgagATCTACACGTCATTTCGGACCGATGGTATTTCATTTAGCGTGGACGAGAAACATCGACAATTTATTATGCGAGATGATCGAGACTGGTCGGATTAAACATGCCGCGATACTGATACGtctctttcatataatttatcccATGATGAAATCAGCGATCGATCAGTGTAAAGTCAGAGATGATGTggaatttattatgcattatgcACGCCTGGACTCACCGAGAAGAAGTATGATTGAGAAGCTCTTACAATCGTATAAAGAATTGCAACAGGAACATCAAATCGTGGAGGAGGGTATCAAACAGGCGCACGGTACTGTTTCAGAAACTGATAAAGTGTAA